In Thauera aromatica K172, one DNA window encodes the following:
- the gltB gene encoding glutamate synthase large subunit has product MDQPQKQGLYDPANEHDACGVGFIAHIKGEKRHDIILQGLEILKNLDHRGAVGADPLQGDGAGILIQIPDQFYREEMAKQGVALPLPGEYGVGMVFMPKEAASRLACEEEIERAVVAEGQVVLGWRDVPVNREMPMSPTVKAKEPVIRQIFIGRGADVMVTEALERKLYVVRRRSANAIAALQLKHGKEFYMVSMSARTVNYKGLLLANQVGEYYLDLVDARAVSALALVHQRFSTNTFPKWDLAHPFRYIAHNGEINTLRGNYNWMRAREKGVHSPLLGDDLQKIWPLIYPGQSDSASFDNALELLVMSGYSLAHAMMMMIPEAWESHAQMDEKRRAFYEYHAAMMEPWDGPAAVAFTDGRQIGATLDRNGLRPARYLVTDDDLVVMASESGVLPIADSKIVKKWRLQPGKMFLIDMEQGRIIGDKEIKESLANARPYADWLRRINIKLDTLEVPAVADTAAARGERVAPLLDRQQAFGYTQEDIKFILEPMGRSGEEGTGSMGNDSPLAVLSSKNKPLFNYFRQLFAQVTNPPIDPIREQMVMSLVSFIGPKPNLLEINEINPPFRLEVSQPVLDFAGMAKIRNIARYTQNKFRSAELDICYPAEWGKEGVEARLASLCADAENAVLGGYNILIVSDRKLSAERIAIPALLALSAIHQHLVAKGLRTRAGLVVETGSAREVHHFAVLAGYGAEAVHPYLALETLQHMADDTETAAKYVKHFVKAIGKGLMKVMSKMGISTYMSYTGAQIFEAVGLKQALLDKYFTGTTSQVEGIGVFEVMEEAIRLHRAAFGADPVLHDMLDAGGEYAFRARGEEHMWTPDAIAKLQHATRSGRSDTYKEYAHIINDQSRRHMTLRGLFELKASATPVALDEVEPAKEIVKRFATGAMSLGSISTEAHTTLAVAMNRIGGKSNTGEGGEDPMRFKPLTEAIKLSQVIGESRIARDLELNAGDSLRSAIKQVASGRFGVTAEYLANADQIQIKMAQGAKPGEGGQLPGHKVSEYIGFLRHSVPGVGLISPPPHHDIYSIEDLAQLIHDLKNTNPVASISVKLVSEIGIGTVAAGVAKAKADHIVVAGHDGGTGASPWSSIKHAGSPWELGLAETQQTLVLNRLRGRVRLQVDGQIKTGRDVVIGALLGADEFGFATAPLVVEGCIMMRKCHLNTCPVGVATQDPVLRARFSGQPEHVVNYFFFVAEEVRELMAQLGVRKFDELIGRADLLDMKKGIAHWKAQGLDYSRIFYLPPVPAEVPRLHVDTQDHGLQGALDNQLITLAKPALEKGEKVNIDLPVRNINRTVGAMLSGQVAARYGHPGLPSDTIHIRLNGTAGQSFGAFLARGVTLELVGEGNDYVGKGLSGGRIIVRPKAEFRGDTHDNIIVGNTVLYGATEGEVYFAGVAGERFAVRNSGATAVVEGVGDHGCEYMTGGTVVVLGQTGRNFAAGMSGGVAYVLDEDGSFEQRCNMAQVALEPLPDEIAARKGSESGDDLESHGRVDIDHLTMGDELILKGLIERHVRFAGSVRAREILNNWATWRKKFVKVFPHEYRRALAEMAEMRAQQREADKEAV; this is encoded by the coding sequence ATGGATCAGCCCCAAAAGCAGGGTCTTTACGACCCCGCCAATGAACACGATGCCTGTGGCGTGGGTTTCATCGCCCACATCAAGGGCGAGAAACGTCATGACATCATCCTGCAGGGCCTCGAAATCCTGAAAAACCTCGATCACCGGGGCGCGGTCGGTGCCGATCCGCTGCAAGGGGACGGTGCGGGCATCCTGATCCAGATCCCGGATCAGTTCTACCGCGAGGAAATGGCGAAGCAGGGCGTCGCCCTGCCGCTGCCCGGCGAGTACGGCGTCGGCATGGTGTTCATGCCCAAGGAGGCCGCGTCCCGCCTCGCCTGCGAGGAAGAGATCGAGCGCGCGGTCGTGGCCGAGGGCCAGGTCGTGCTCGGCTGGCGCGACGTGCCGGTCAACCGCGAGATGCCGATGTCGCCGACGGTGAAGGCCAAGGAGCCGGTGATCCGCCAGATCTTCATCGGCCGCGGCGCCGACGTCATGGTCACCGAGGCGCTCGAGCGCAAGCTCTACGTCGTGCGCCGCCGCTCGGCGAACGCGATTGCCGCGCTGCAGCTCAAGCACGGCAAGGAGTTCTACATGGTGTCGATGTCGGCACGCACGGTGAACTACAAGGGCCTGCTGCTGGCAAACCAGGTCGGCGAGTACTATCTCGACCTCGTCGATGCGCGCGCAGTGTCGGCGCTGGCGCTCGTCCACCAGCGCTTCTCGACCAACACCTTCCCGAAATGGGATCTGGCGCACCCGTTCCGCTACATCGCCCACAACGGCGAGATCAACACCCTGCGCGGCAACTACAACTGGATGCGCGCGCGCGAGAAGGGCGTGCATTCGCCGCTGCTCGGCGACGACCTGCAGAAGATCTGGCCGCTGATCTACCCCGGCCAGTCCGACTCCGCCTCCTTCGACAACGCGCTCGAGCTGCTGGTGATGAGCGGTTATTCGCTCGCCCACGCGATGATGATGATGATCCCGGAGGCCTGGGAATCGCATGCGCAGATGGACGAGAAGCGCCGCGCCTTCTATGAGTACCACGCAGCGATGATGGAGCCGTGGGACGGCCCCGCCGCGGTGGCGTTCACCGACGGCCGCCAGATCGGCGCCACGCTCGACCGCAACGGCCTGCGCCCGGCGCGCTACCTCGTCACCGACGACGATCTCGTCGTCATGGCCTCGGAGTCCGGCGTGCTGCCCATCGCCGACAGCAAGATCGTCAAGAAATGGCGCCTGCAGCCGGGCAAGATGTTCCTGATCGACATGGAGCAGGGGCGCATCATCGGCGACAAGGAGATCAAGGAGTCGCTCGCCAACGCCCGCCCCTACGCCGACTGGCTGCGCCGGATCAACATCAAGCTCGACACCCTGGAAGTGCCCGCCGTGGCCGACACCGCCGCCGCCCGCGGCGAGCGTGTCGCGCCGCTGCTCGATCGCCAGCAGGCCTTCGGCTACACCCAGGAGGACATCAAGTTCATCCTCGAGCCGATGGGCCGGAGCGGCGAGGAGGGCACCGGCTCGATGGGCAACGACTCGCCGCTGGCAGTGCTGTCGAGCAAGAACAAGCCGCTCTTCAACTACTTCCGCCAGCTCTTCGCCCAGGTCACCAACCCGCCGATCGACCCGATCCGCGAGCAGATGGTGATGTCGCTGGTGTCCTTCATCGGGCCCAAGCCGAACCTGCTCGAGATCAACGAGATCAACCCGCCGTTCCGCCTCGAGGTCAGCCAGCCGGTGCTCGACTTCGCCGGCATGGCCAAGATCCGCAACATCGCGCGCTACACCCAGAACAAGTTCCGTTCCGCCGAGCTCGACATCTGCTATCCGGCTGAATGGGGCAAGGAAGGCGTCGAAGCGCGCCTCGCCTCGCTGTGCGCGGACGCCGAGAACGCGGTGCTGGGCGGTTACAACATCCTGATCGTGTCCGACCGCAAGCTGTCGGCCGAACGCATCGCGATTCCGGCGCTGCTGGCGCTGTCGGCGATCCATCAGCACCTGGTGGCGAAGGGCCTGCGCACGCGCGCCGGCCTGGTGGTGGAAACCGGCAGCGCGCGCGAAGTGCACCACTTCGCCGTGCTCGCCGGCTACGGCGCCGAAGCGGTGCACCCCTACCTCGCGCTCGAGACGCTGCAGCACATGGCCGACGACACCGAGACCGCGGCCAAGTACGTCAAGCATTTCGTCAAGGCGATCGGCAAGGGCCTGATGAAGGTCATGTCGAAAATGGGCATCTCGACCTACATGTCCTACACCGGGGCGCAGATCTTCGAAGCCGTCGGCCTCAAGCAGGCGCTGCTCGACAAGTACTTCACCGGCACCACGAGCCAGGTCGAGGGCATCGGCGTGTTCGAGGTGATGGAAGAGGCGATCCGCCTGCACCGGGCCGCCTTCGGCGCCGACCCGGTGCTCCACGACATGCTCGATGCCGGCGGTGAATACGCCTTCCGCGCCCGCGGCGAAGAGCACATGTGGACGCCGGATGCGATCGCCAAGCTCCAGCACGCCACCCGCTCGGGGCGCTCGGACACCTACAAGGAATATGCCCACATCATCAACGACCAGAGCCGCCGGCACATGACGCTGCGCGGCCTGTTCGAGCTGAAGGCGTCGGCGACGCCGGTCGCGCTCGACGAAGTGGAGCCGGCGAAGGAGATCGTCAAGCGCTTCGCCACCGGAGCGATGTCGCTCGGCTCGATCTCGACCGAAGCCCACACCACGCTGGCGGTGGCGATGAACCGTATCGGCGGCAAGTCGAACACCGGCGAGGGCGGCGAGGACCCGATGCGCTTCAAGCCGCTGACCGAGGCGATCAAGCTGTCGCAGGTGATCGGCGAGAGCCGCATTGCCCGCGACCTCGAACTGAACGCCGGCGATTCGCTGCGTTCGGCGATCAAACAGGTGGCTTCGGGCCGTTTCGGCGTCACCGCCGAATACCTGGCCAACGCCGACCAGATCCAGATCAAGATGGCCCAAGGCGCCAAGCCCGGCGAGGGCGGCCAGCTGCCCGGCCACAAGGTTTCGGAGTACATCGGCTTCCTGCGCCACTCGGTGCCGGGGGTCGGCCTTATCTCGCCGCCGCCGCACCACGACATCTATTCCATCGAAGATCTGGCGCAGCTGATCCACGACCTCAAGAACACCAACCCGGTGGCGAGCATCTCGGTCAAGCTGGTGTCCGAGATCGGCATCGGCACGGTGGCGGCGGGCGTGGCCAAGGCCAAGGCCGACCACATCGTCGTCGCCGGCCATGACGGTGGCACCGGCGCCAGCCCCTGGAGCTCGATCAAGCACGCCGGTTCGCCGTGGGAGCTGGGCCTCGCGGAGACGCAGCAGACCCTGGTCCTGAACCGCCTGCGCGGGCGCGTGCGCCTGCAGGTCGACGGCCAGATCAAGACCGGCCGCGACGTCGTCATCGGCGCGCTGCTCGGCGCCGACGAGTTCGGCTTCGCCACCGCGCCGCTGGTCGTCGAAGGCTGCATCATGATGCGCAAGTGCCACCTCAACACCTGCCCGGTCGGCGTCGCCACCCAGGACCCGGTGCTGCGTGCGCGCTTCTCCGGCCAGCCCGAGCACGTGGTGAACTACTTCTTCTTCGTCGCCGAGGAAGTGCGCGAGCTGATGGCCCAGCTCGGCGTCCGCAAGTTCGACGAGCTGATCGGCCGCGCCGACCTGCTCGACATGAAGAAGGGCATCGCCCACTGGAAGGCGCAGGGGCTGGACTACTCGCGCATCTTCTACCTGCCGCCGGTGCCTGCCGAAGTGCCGCGCCTGCACGTCGATACCCAGGACCATGGGCTCCAGGGCGCGCTCGACAACCAGCTCATCACGCTCGCCAAACCGGCGCTGGAGAAGGGCGAGAAGGTCAATATCGACCTGCCGGTGCGCAACATCAATCGCACCGTCGGGGCGATGCTGTCCGGCCAGGTGGCGGCCAGGTACGGCCACCCCGGGCTGCCCAGCGACACCATCCACATCCGCCTCAATGGCACCGCGGGGCAGAGCTTCGGCGCCTTCCTCGCGCGCGGCGTCACCCTCGAGCTGGTCGGCGAAGGCAACGACTACGTCGGCAAGGGCCTGTCGGGCGGGCGCATCATCGTGCGCCCGAAGGCCGAGTTCCGCGGCGACACCCACGACAACATCATCGTCGGCAACACCGTGCTGTACGGCGCGACCGAGGGCGAGGTGTATTTCGCCGGCGTCGCCGGCGAGCGTTTCGCGGTGCGCAACTCGGGCGCCACGGCGGTGGTGGAAGGGGTGGGCGACCACGGCTGCGAGTACATGACCGGCGGCACGGTGGTGGTGCTCGGCCAGACCGGGCGCAACTTCGCCGCCGGCATGTCGGGCGGCGTGGCCTACGTGCTCGACGAGGACGGCAGCTTCGAGCAGCGCTGCAACATGGCGCAGGTGGCCCTGGAGCCGCTGCCCGACGAGATCGCCGCGCGCAAGGGCTCGGAGTCGGGTGACGACCTCGAATCCCACGGCCGCGTTGATATCGACCACCTGACGATGGGCGACGAGCTCATCCTCAAGGGCCTGATCGAGCGCCACGTCCGCTTCGCCGGCAGCGTGCGCGCGCGCGAGATCCTGAACAACTGGGCGACCTGGCGCAAGAAGTTCGTCAAGGTGTTCCCGCACGAGTACCGCCGCGCACTCGCCGAAATGGCCGAAATGAGGGCCCAGCAGCGCGAAGCAGACAAGGAGGCCGTATAA